TTTGAAGTTGACGGACTTGTTGAACGAGCAGATATAATCGGGGCTATCTTCGGTCAAACCGAAGGACTATTAGGCCCAGAGATGAATCTGAACGAACTACAACGAGTTTCTAAAGTAGGTCGTATAGAAGTAAACACAAAATCTACTTCTAATACTACAAATGGTGATGCTCTTATTCCAATGAGTACTGATATTGATACTTGTGCATTAATTGCAGCAGGAATTGAAAGTATTGATAAAGTTGGTCCATTTGACTGTGTCTTCAAATTAGAAGCAATTGATGATGTGAGAGCAGCAAAGAAAGATGACATCGTAAGACGCGCTAAAGAAATCAAACAACGTTGGGCTACAAAAACAGTTAGTGAAGGAGAAAGTATGCTAAAAGATGTTCATGAAGGTGATTCTAAAAGATTGTCTACATATGGTCCTTCTAAATTAACATGTAGTTCTGGAGTGTTTGATTCTAAATGGATAATTTTAGTTGAAGGTAGAGCTGATGTCATTAACCTTCTAAGAGCTGGATATGATAATGCAATTGCAATCGAAGGTGCAAAAATTGATGAATCAATTAAAGAATTATGTGCTTCAAAAGATACTATAGTTGCATTTATTGATGGAGATCGAGCTGGCGGTTTTATTCTAAAAGAACTTTCATCAGTTGTAAAGATTGACTATGAATTAAGAGCAGATACTGGAGTGGAAGTTGAAGAGCTAACTCCACAAAGAATAGATGAAATTCTAAGACCAATAGCTGATGAAATTAAACATGGAAAACCTGTAGCTGTTTTGAAAAGCTCAGATGATAAACCTGTAGCTGAAATAGCATCTAGAATTTTTCCAAATCTAAATGAGACACTCGAAGCTGTAGCATTAGACGAGAATGAAAAAGAAATTTTCAAAGTTCCAATCAGTGAAGTAGTTAGCAAACTCTCAACACAATCTGGCATCAAATATCTTCTATTGGATGGTATTATCACCCAGAGACTTTTAGAAGGCGCCAAAAACGCTGGAATTCAATGTGTTATTGGACACAGAGTTGCAAAATTAACAAACTCTGATGGACTAAATCTAAAAACATTCGGTGACCTAGGCGTAGCATAGGGTTACTTGATGACTGAACTAAAAATTCAGCACATACTCACCCTCACTTATCTTCTTTCCAAAGGTGCAAAGAATAATTTTGTTACAATTACTACTGATTCATTAGGTAAAAATATAAAAAAATCACAACAGGCTGCATCAAAACATTTACTTGAACTAGAAGATAATCAATTCATTGAAAGAATAATTAATGGTAGAAATATTTCTGTAAAAATTACTTCAAAGGGGTTTTCTGAAATGGTAAAACTATCTACTGCACTCCAAAAAAGTCTTAATTCATCGCCATCATCTGTTGAACTAAAAGGAACTCTAGTTTCTGGAATGGGTGAAGGAGCATATTACATGTCTCTAAAAGGATACACAAAACAATTCAAATCTAAAATTGGTTACATTCCATATCCTGGAACTCTTAATGTGAAATTGAATAAAAAAGTTCATCAAGAAGCTATAAAACAATTTGAAAGTCTCGATGGAATTAAAATTGATAGTTTTTCAGATGGGAAAAGAACCTATGGATGGGTTAATTGCTTTCATGCAAAAATTAATCAATCTATTAACTGTGAATTGATAATTCTTGAAAGAACACATCATGATGATTCTATAATTGAATTAATTTCTGATGTATGTATTAGAAAAACTGGAAAACTTGAAGATGGTTCACCAGTTACAGTAAGCATTCCAATTAATTCATAATTTTATTATCCTCTAAATTCCATGAATAGATTCGCCATATTCTTTTTGAATTTTTGAGCTTGAACTCTCTGGAATTGGTGATTGCAGTCTTGCAACTTTTGCATCGAGATTGATTTTTTTACATCCTTCTATGATGAATTTCTCTTGATGTACTTGATCATACCCTAATGCAATTATTTGCGGTTTTACAAGATTTACAGTCTTGAAAATATCATCTTCTTGTCCTATAAGACAAAGATCTACCATGGAGAGTGAATTGACCAACTCCTGTCTTTGTTCTTTACTGTGTAATGGCTGTCTTTTTTTCATTTTTATTGCAGTGTTATCCGTGGCTACAACTACTATCAAAACATCACCCAATACTTTTGCGGCATTAAGAGTATGAATGTGTCCTGGATGAATTATGTCAAAAACTCCTCCTGCTAAAACAACTCTAAGTGAAGATCTACCTAATTCCGTTAAAGCATTTCTATCTTCAGTAATTAATTTATTTTTTACAAGTTCATCAATTTTTGAATTAATAATATTTTCAGTGAATCCTTTTTTTGTTTTAAGATTATCTTTGTATGATTTGCCAGTAATTCCAGATAGGTATATCTGAGTCAAAATTATTTTTTCTATTGATTCCAACATTCTTTTTTAAAACTACTCTCACTTTAATTCATCGATAAAATATCACATTTTTGGTTCTAGGCCTTTTGCCAATCTCAGTGCATCCACTAAACCATCTGCATATCCTATGCTCAAAATTGCAACTTCGTCTTGACCTTCTTCGAGAAATTTCTCTGCATCTTGAATGTATAATTCAGCATTTTCAAGAATCACCTTGAATTCTTTCTGATCTTTATAGTACAGTGTAATTTCTTCTAATGCTTCTCTTACCATTGGAACATACTTTTTCATCATTTGAATTGAAATTTTCTTTGTTTCTTCAGAGTTATCTTTTGGTTCGTCTAAACATCTTCCAAGTATTTTTAGCGCATCCGATTCTGTAAAATGAAGTCTTCCAGTTATGATAATTGTATGTGGTGGTTTACCAAAATCTATTTTTTTTAGACTAGAAATTTTTCCTGATATGATTGATTGATCTTTAAATCCAATTCGTGATGCAACTATTGCATATGTTGATAAATTTATCACATTTCTTTTCTGTCCTTTTTCGGTTTCTATTAATCCTGCCAAGGCATCTTTTGGGTCCATAAAGAAATCTTTGTCTTGATTGTACTCTAATAGTAATATTGTATGATTGCCTTCTATGATGTTTTTGTAAATTACATAGTATGGAGTTGTTAGCGATTTCATTTCGCTCATTATTGTTGCAATTCTTCCAACTTTGTAAAAATGAAGTCCACATTCTCCTATCATTGAGGTTAATGATGATGATGCATGAATTGAATAGGTCTTTATTTTTTCTTGAATTGCTCTAGTTCTTAATTCTATATGTGTAGTGGCAATGTAAGGATCTCCATAAGATAACAATACTACTTTTTTTGATTTTGCATGTTTTAAAATCTCAGTCCCATCTTCAACTAGCCATCTCTTACCTTCTCTAATTTCACCTCTTGTCATTTTTTTAATTTTTAACAAGTCTGATTTTCCAATTGGACTGGTAAATTGTTCAAGGTAAATGATGTCTGCTTTTGATAACACTTCTAGAGCTTCAACAGGAATTGATTTGGAACCTGAAATTCCTAAACCTACAAACCAAAGCATTACTGCATGTTTTTATCGTGTAGTCTTTTTAAATGGTGTATCATTCTCTTTAAAACTTCAATTCCTCTTAGATATTCGTCGATGGATACTTTTTCGTCTATCGTGTGAGCTTCATGTGGATCTCCTGGACCATATGTGACTACAGGAATGCTCCATTGGTTTCCTATTACATTCATGTCTCCAGTTCCGGTTTTTCTAATTAAAGTTGGTCGTGTATGTTCCACATCCATAACTCCTAAAGTAAATGCTCTGACTATGGCAGAGTTGTGAGGCGCCTCAAAAGGTTCTGTCTCATCAATAATTGAATAATATGCTTCAACTTGTCTTTTTTTTGCTATTTCATTTACAAGTACAGAAATTTTTTGTTCAACTATCTTACAATTTGTATCTACTGGAATTCTGATATCAAAAGTGGACACACATTCTTTTGGTGTAACGTTGTGGCTAGTTCCACCGTTTATTTCAGTTAATGTTGCAGTTAGCAACATCCCTTTACTTTTTTTATCTTGTTCTGCCTCTAAACCCTTTTTGAGTTCTTTTGAAAAGATCATTGTTTCTTCAATTGCATTTTTTGAAAGCCAGGGTGCACTTGCATGTGCACTATCATTAACACTTACTTTGAGATTAATTGCCAATCTTCCTTTGTATGCAATAGTGACTTGTTTAATTCCACTTGGTTCTCCAAATACTGCATAATCTATATCCATGTGATTTTTTACTAGGTTCTTTACTCCGGTTGCATTTCCTTCTTCGTCTACGGTACCTACAAAAATCACAGTACCGTTATTGTTTTGCACTGATGCTGCGGCAAACAACATTGCCATTAATGGAGCCTTTGCATCTGAAGCACCACGACCATAAAGTGAATCTCCTTCTTTTCTAACTTTGACTTTTCCTGGAACCACATCCATGTGTCCACACAGTAATATTTTTGGTGAACCTGTACCTTTTTTTGCAATTATGTTTCCTACCTCATCTATGTGGATATCTTCAAATCCTAAATCATCGCATTTATCTGCAAGAAATTCGGCCATTGCTTTTTCGTTAAGTGATGGTGTGTACAGTCTAAGTGCCTTCTCTAGCATCTTTACTGCAAATCTTGGTGTTACTGTAAATGTTGTTTCCAATTCTCACTTTTTATTTTTTATTACGTAGTCAATCATCAAGGAAGGTATGTCTATTCCACATACTCTTACCGTATTTTTATATTCAGTTGTATTGTTAACTTCATGAACTACTAATCCTCGTTCTTCACTTTCCATCAAATCTACTCCAACTATGTCGCCTTGAACTGCGTTTTTAGCTTTTATGCACATCTCTTCCATCTCTGGCGTAACTTTGCATGGTTCTGCAGTTCCTCCAAGTGCCATGTTTGTTTTCCAATTTCCATTTCCTGAAGTTCTATAAATGGCTGCAACAATCTTATCTCCAACCATAATGGCTCGAATATCTCTTGGCGGTCTATTTACAAATTCTTCTAAATAATGAACTTGATATATTGGATACATACTCTCTCTACTTTCAATAATTCCTTCTGCTGAATCTTTATCATTTAATTTCGAAATTAATCTTCCCCAGCTACCTACCGTTGGTTTGATGACCTTTGGATATCCATGTGATTCTAAATGTTCTACTGCGGCATCTTTTGAAAATGCTACAGCTGCATATGGTGTTGGAACTCCATATTTTTTTAATAACATGTGTGTGAATAATTTATTTCCTGCAAAAATTCCTGTATTTAGACAATTGATAACATTTACACCCATTCCTTCAAGTGCGGCAGTTGAATGTAAATTTCGATAGTAACTAACACACCTTTGAATTACTGGACCATAGTCTTCTGGTTTTTTATCTAAATCCAAAGCTAAATTCTTACAATCTACCATCTGTATGTTGATGTTCTTTTTTTTACCTGCTTCTAGCAGAGCTTTTTCTTCCCAACGGATGGTATCATAAAGAATTGTAATGTCAGGACTCACTGCCCCCAATCCTCGCCAACCGATTGGGCAGGCTTTAATTGGAAACCTTCTGAGCCTTTTGCTAATTCAAAACTTGCACCGCATTCCGGACATGTTACAATTTCTCCTTCCATGGCATCTTTTGGAATGGAAATGTCTGCATCACATTCTTCACATTTTGACATGCTATCTCTCAACTTTCCCTCTTTATTTATCATTAATTATCTTTTTTTCGAGTCTATCTGCTAGTGGAATCTCGATTAAATCACCCATTCTGAGTTCTTTTAGACCTGTTGCCACTGCTTTGGCTCCTTCATCATCTTTTTCAAGGCCTAAAATAGACATCAAATAGGCAGCTCCAGTTTTTCCAGCTAATTCCCCAAATACAATTCTTCGAGTATTTCCAACGGCTCTAGGTGGGATTGGCTCGTATGCTGCAGGATTTCGTAGAATCGCAGCAAGATGTGTACCTGCTTTGTGTTTGTAAGCTGAAGAGCCTACTATTGGTTTTGAATCATATGGTTTAATCGAAGTGTAATCTTCAATCAATCTTGATAAATCTAACAGCATGTCTAATCTGAAATCATTTGGTGATTTGTAAAGATAAGTCAATGCAACTGCAACTTCGGCAAGAGGTGGAATTCCAGTTCTTTCTCCAATCCCATCAATTGTGGTGTGTATCTGATCTACTCCGGCATCACATGCAGAAAATGCATTGGCTACTGCAAATCCAATATCGTTATGCACATGCGCATCAAGCGGGACATCAATTACCTCTTTTACAGTTTTAACAAAATTATACATGCCAATAGGTCTCATAATTCCTACGGTGTCTGGTAGACTTATTCTATCTACTCCTGCTTCTTCGATTGCTTTGCATACTTTGAGTAAAAATTCTGGTTCTGCTCTACTTCCATCCTCTACAGTGAATCTGATTTTTAATCCATGTGATTTTGCATACTCTACTGTTTCAACTGCTCTGTCTAGTGCCTCTTCTCTTGTTATTCTTAATTTATCTTTAAGATGAATATCTGATATCCCAAGATAGGCAGCACACCACTTTGCATCACAACTTAATGAAATGTCTATGTCTTCTTTGAGAGCTCGTCCATGTGATACAATGTCTGCTTTTAATCCTTGTTTGATAATTGTTTTAGTTGCTTCTTTGTGATCAGTTGAAACAACTGGAGAAATTTCTATTTGATCTACTCCAAAATAATCTAGCATCCATGCAATTTGTATACGTTGTTTGTTTGTAAATGAGACTCCAGGGTGTTGTTCTCCTTCTCTTAGAGTACTATCTAACACTCTGATCTTCCTTGGATTTTTTTCATATGCATTGTAAATGTCTGCATAGTGATTCGGATCTTTCATTACAGAAAACGTTGACATTAATTGAGAATATAAACATAATCGTACTAACTTCGCTGAAAATTACTTAAGCTGATCCTAATTTAGTTAAGTATAGAAATTATGTGCCGAAAGTCGTTTTATGTTACTTTTCGTAAAATAATCACGGTATTGGTGTCAATTACTCCAGGAATCTTTCTTAATGCATCTATGCTACTGTTAATCTCCGAGATGTTTGTTGCACTAATTATTGTGATGATGTCGTACTGGCCTGTAATTTCATAAACAATTTTTACACCTTCTAGTTTTGCAAGTTTTTCTGAAACTTTTGAAGTTTCAGTTGTAGAATCTACTGATATCAATACAATAGCACTTGTTGCATTTTCTTCTCCTACCTCAACTGTGAATTTTTTGATTGTTCCACTATCTACTAGGTTTTTTACTCGTCTTCTAACTGCAGATTCTGATAATTTTAGTTTCTTACCAATATCTACAAATGACTCTCTTGAATCTTCTTTGAGAAAGTTAATTATTTTTTCATCTACTTTGTCTTTATACATTGTTTTTTTGCTCCTCTATAGTTAGTACACCATCTAGGGTTTCTAAGACTTTCGCTATGTCTTCTTTCGAAATTACAAGTGGAGGAAGAATTCTGAGAATATTTCTGCCTGAATAGAGCATAAGAACCCCTTCTTTCATAAGATTCATCAAAACATCTTTTACTTCAAATTTCAATTCAACTCCTATCATCAATCCTTTTCCTCTTATCTCTCTGATTATGGAGTGTTTTTCTTTTAATTTCTCTAATCCTTCTCTGAATAATTTTCCCATCTTTTCAGAATTTTCAATGAGATTATCTTGGGTAAGCGCTTGTAGAGTTGCAATTCCTGCAGCACAAGAAAGTGGATTTCCACCAAACGTTGAAGAGTGCTCACCTTTACTCATTGAAGCAAGAATGTCTGGTCTTACTAGAGTTGCACCCATTGGTACTCCGCCCGCAATTCCTTTTGCCAGACATAGGATATCTGGTGCTGTATTCCAATGGTCACATGCCCAAAGTCGTCCTGTTCTACCTAATCCAGCTTGTATTTCGTCAAAAATTAGAAGAATTCCTTTTTCATTACAAAGTTTTCTCACTTCTTGTAAAAACCCATCTGGTGCAACGTTGATTCCACTTTCGCCTTGTATTGGTTCTAAAATAACAAATGCTGTGTCGTCATCAATTGTAGAGCGGAGTGATTCTATATCTCCAAATGATGCGAAAGAAACTTTTTCGACTAATGGTTCAAATGCTTTTTTGTATTTTGGATTAAATGTTAATGATAATGCGCCAAGTGATTTTCCGTGATACGATCCTTTCATTGCGACCATTCCTTTTTTACCTGTAAACTTTCTTGCAAATTTTATTGCAGCTTCAATTGCTTCTGCTCCACTATTGTTTAGATGAACTTGAGTCAAGCCTTTTGGTGCAAGACTGATTAATGTTTTGAGAAACTCTTCTCTTGTTTTATTGTACAATGAACTGTGCACAGTGATTATTTTATCTACTTGTTCTTTGATTGCATTTACAACTCTTTTATTTTGATGTCCAACAATTGCTACACCATATCCTCCCATACAATCGATGTATTCTTTTCCATTAATGTCCCAAACATGAGCGTCTACTCCCTTTTCAATTGTAACTGGAAATCTCTGATACAAACCACCCATAAAGTCATCTTCAGTCATGTTTAATCACCGTACAATTATCGTGAGTTATGGCCGATGATATAGGATTTTCTCTTTGACCGTTTCCAATGAGTGCTTCTTTTACTCCCATGTCTAGAGCTTCAGTAGCTGCCAGTATCTTTTTTTCCATACCTGGACCTATCTTTGGTCTAATCTCTTTTGCTTCTGCTAATGTTAGATTTGTTACAAGTTTATCGTCCATTAAGAGTCCGTCTACATTTGTTATGAATAATATCTTATCGCAACCTACATTTCCTGCAACATACGCTGCAGCTCTGTCGCCGTCTACGTTGAGGAACTCTGACTCTTCGCTAATTGCAATGGGTGAAATTACCGGTGTTAGACCTTGGGCTAAAAGTGATTTAATGAGTTTCGCATTGATTTTTGTAATTTTACCTGTATATCCTCCATCAATTGCCTGTTTTCGACCTTTTTCATTGATAATTAATAATGTCTTTTTTCTTTCAGCTTCGATTATTCTTGCATCAACTCCTGATAAGCCAATTGCATTAATTCCATTTTTTTGAAGCATCTGAACAATTGTCTTGTTTATTCTTCCTGAAATCACCATTGTAAAAATCTCAGCTGTTTCTTTGTCTGTGTATCTGCTTTTTATTCCGCTAGGCGATGTTACAAATTTAGGTTCTTTTCCAAGTTGTTCGCAAACTTTTGTGACTTCTTTTCCTCCTCCATGAACTATGATTAATCCTTCTGTCTCTGCAACTTTTTTCATGTCTGCAATAGTTGATGGATGTAAATTATCTACTACACTTCCGCCGATTTTAATTGTGATCATTTCTATACTGGAGTGAGTGGAGTATATCTCAAGCCATCCATTTCATCAAAGCCGCACATCACATTCATGTTTTGTATTGCAGAGCCTGCTGCGCCTTTCATTAGGTTGTCGGATGCTGACATTACAATCAATCTATGATTTTCTTCATCTATGTCAAAACCTATATCACAAAAGTTTGAACCAACTACAAATTTTGGATCTGGAAATTTATACAATCCTTTTTTATCTCTAATTAATCGAACAAATCTCTCTTGACCATAAGCTTCACGATATATCTTCCATAATTCTTTTTCATCCATATCTTTTTTCATGAATGTGTGATTTGTACACAAAATTCCACGAACTACATCTACTGCATGTGGACTCATTGAAACATGAATTTTTTTACCTGCAATTTCACTTAGCTCTTGTTCTATTTCTCCAGTGTGTCTGTGTTTTGCTGGTTTGTATGGTCTGATAACTCCGGCTCTCATTGCATGAGCAGTTCCTGAACCAGAACCTGCTCCAGATGAGCCAATCTTTGAATCTACGATAATATGTTCTGTATCAATTAAATCATGTCGAATAAGTGGTGCAAGGGCTAGTGTGGAAGTTACCGCCATACATCCTGGACAAGAAACTAGTTGTGCTTTTTTGATTGCATCTCTGTGTAATTCTGGAACTCCGAATACTGATTTTGGCAAGTAATCTGGATGTGGATGTTCCCATCCATACCATTTATCGTAATCTGTAGCAGTATGCAATCTGTAATCTGCACTCAAATCTATGACTTTGAGACCTCTATCATACAATGCTTTTACAATTTCAGTTGCTGTTCCATGTGGAACTGCAGTAAATACAATATCGCATTTATCTGTCATCTTATCATAATCTAATTCTGAGAAAGTTAGATCGGTAAATCCTTTCAAACTAGGTTGAATTCTGTGAAGATATTCTCCAACATGTTGTCTTGAGGTGACCATTGCGATCTCTACATCTGGATGATTTACTAAAAGGCGAAGTGTTTCTCCTCCGACATAACCTGATGCTCCTACAACACCAACTTTCATCATAACCCTCCCGGTAATGAACTATAATTTATTTCCTAACATAGTTTAAAGCAAATTCTACCATTTCTTTTGGAATATTTCGCTTTGAAACTTTTGACAGTCCTTTAAACTCTACAGTATTGTTAACTTCATGTACAACAAATCCGCGTTTTTCGTCTTCCATGATATCAATACCTAAAATTCCTCCGCCCATAGCTTTTGAGGCTTTAATTGCTATTTCTTCGATCTCTTTTGTGATCTCACATAATTCTGGATCTGCTCCCAGCGCTATGTTTGTCTTAAAACCGCCAGATGATTTTCTATACATTGCTGCTATTGGTTCATCACCAATTGTTATTACTCGAATATCTCTTGGTGGTCTGTTTATCACCTCTTGAAGGTAGAAAATTCTATCATGTGGGCTATCAGTAATATCTCTAATCTCAAATAATGCATCGGCAGTATCTTTGTCTTTTACCTGCATTACACCTCTACCCCAACTTCCAATGACTGGTTTGATTACTAATGGATATCCGATTTTTTCTATATTCTCTAATGCACTTTCACTTGAAAACGAAAAATATGTTTTTGGTGTTGGTACATTATATTTTTTTAGCATTAGAGTCATGAACATTTTATTTCCACATTGATTTGCGACAAAAAACTTGTTGAGTACTGGTACATCCATAAATTCAAGACTGGCAGTAAAATGAAGTCCTCTAAAATAACTAACACATCTTTCTAAAACTACATCACCAAAATCAAAATCACTTTTTTGACTATCTGTATTGATTTGGGTAATTTTAGCATCTAGCATTACTGCCTTGTGACCTAGATTCAATGCCTCTTTCTCGAGCATCTTCTCTTCTGATCTTAGGCGGTCAAACACAATACAGATTTTTGACATTACTCTCCCCAGTCTTCGCCTACACTTTCTGCTTGTTTTAGCTCAACAGTAGATCCATTTTTTTTTGCGATCTCAAAGTCAGCGCCACAATCAGGACAGGAGATTATCTCTCCAACAGAGGCGTCGTCTGGGATGTTAAGAGTTGCATCACATTCTTGACAGTTCATGTTTTTGTTGACCTTTTCTTTTGTAATTTATTAGCTTCTGTTGATTGAATTCCCCACAATTCTACAAATCCTTTTGCTAATCTTTGATCAAAAGTTGATTCTGTACCGTAAGTGGCGATCTTGTGACTGTATAGTGAATAATCTGATTTTCGTCCAACAACGCGAATGCTTCCTTTGAAGAGCTTTAGTTTTACAGTTCCAGATACTGGTTTTTGTGATGCCTGAATGAATGCATCAAGATCTTGTTTTAATGGGTCTTGCCATAATCCTGAATAGGCAAGGTATGCCCATTCATCATCGATAATTGATTTGAATTTATTTTCATGTTTTGTATGAACCATTTTTTCTAAATCTGAATGAGCTTCGATAAGGCATAATGCTCCTGGAGTTTCATAAACTTCACGAGACTTGATTCCTACTACTCTGTCTTCTATATGATCTACAATTCCAACTCCTGCATCTCCTGCTTTTTTGTTTACATATTCGATTAATTTTATGGGTTCGAGAATTTTTCCATCTACTGAAACTGGTATTCCTTTCTCAAATTTTATTTCCAAATATGTTGGCTTGTCTGGCAAATTTTTTGTTTTTACCCAAATGAATGCATCTTCTGGAGGTTCGTTGTATGGATCTTCTAGTACTCCTCCTTCAATTGCACGTCCCCACAAATTTTGGTCAATGCTGAATCTTTTTGCAACAGAGTCAATTTCGATTCCATGTTTTTTTGCAAATTCTAATTCAGTTACTCTGTCTAAATTTTTATCTCTAATTGGTGCAATGATTGGTAAATCAGAACCAGAGCGTAATGTAATGTCGAATCTAACTTGATCATTTCCTTTACCTGAACAACCATGAGCTAACGATGTTACTTTTTCTTTTTTTGCAATTTCTAAAACTTTTTCTGCAATTAATGGCCTAGCTAATGCAGTTGCTAAACAATATTTTTTTTGATAAAGTGCATTTGCTTTAATTGATGGAAAAATGAAATTCTCAACAAACTCTTTTCTAGCATCAATGTTGTAGTGTTTTATCACTCCAAGCTTTTTGGCTTTGGCTTCAATTTTTTTCTGATCATCGCCTTGACCAACATCAACAGTTACTGTGATAACATCCATGTTGTATTCTTCTTGAAGATATTT
The DNA window shown above is from Nitrosarchaeum sp. and carries:
- a CDS encoding [LysW]-aminoadipate/[LysW]-glutamate kinase, translating into MITIKIGGSVVDNLHPSTIADMKKVAETEGLIIVHGGGKEVTKVCEQLGKEPKFVTSPSGIKSRYTDKETAEIFTMVISGRINKTIVQMLQKNGINAIGLSGVDARIIEAERKKTLLIINEKGRKQAIDGGYTGKITKINAKLIKSLLAQGLTPVISPIAISEESEFLNVDGDRAAAYVAGNVGCDKILFITNVDGLLMDDKLVTNLTLAEAKEIRPKIGPGMEKKILAATEALDMGVKEALIGNGQRENPISSAITHDNCTVIKHD
- the lysW/argW gene encoding alpha-aminoadipate/glutamate carrier protein LysW, which encodes MNCQECDATLNIPDDASVGEIISCPDCGADFEIAKKNGSTVELKQAESVGEDWGE
- the lysX gene encoding lysine biosynthesis protein LysX; this encodes MSKICIVFDRLRSEEKMLEKEALNLGHKAVMLDAKITQINTDSQKSDFDFGDVVLERCVSYFRGLHFTASLEFMDVPVLNKFFVANQCGNKMFMTLMLKKYNVPTPKTYFSFSSESALENIEKIGYPLVIKPVIGSWGRGVMQVKDKDTADALFEIRDITDSPHDRIFYLQEVINRPPRDIRVITIGDEPIAAMYRKSSGGFKTNIALGADPELCEITKEIEEIAIKASKAMGGGILGIDIMEDEKRGFVVHEVNNTVEFKGLSKVSKRNIPKEMVEFALNYVRK
- a CDS encoding argininosuccinate synthase; this encodes MAEKGILAFSGGLDTSVVIKYLQEEYNMDVITVTVDVGQGDDQKKIEAKAKKLGVIKHYNIDARKEFVENFIFPSIKANALYQKKYCLATALARPLIAEKVLEIAKKEKVTSLAHGCSGKGNDQVRFDITLRSGSDLPIIAPIRDKNLDRVTELEFAKKHGIEIDSVAKRFSIDQNLWGRAIEGGVLEDPYNEPPEDAFIWVKTKNLPDKPTYLEIKFEKGIPVSVDGKILEPIKLIEYVNKKAGDAGVGIVDHIEDRVVGIKSREVYETPGALCLIEAHSDLEKMVHTKHENKFKSIIDDEWAYLAYSGLWQDPLKQDLDAFIQASQKPVSGTVKLKLFKGSIRVVGRKSDYSLYSHKIATYGTESTFDQRLAKGFVELWGIQSTEANKLQKKRSTKT
- the argC gene encoding N-acetyl-gamma-glutamyl-phosphate reductase, whose translation is MKVGVVGASGYVGGETLRLLVNHPDVEIAMVTSRQHVGEYLHRIQPSLKGFTDLTFSELDYDKMTDKCDIVFTAVPHGTATEIVKALYDRGLKVIDLSADYRLHTATDYDKWYGWEHPHPDYLPKSVFGVPELHRDAIKKAQLVSCPGCMAVTSTLALAPLIRHDLIDTEHIIVDSKIGSSGAGSGSGTAHAMRAGVIRPYKPAKHRHTGEIEQELSEIAGKKIHVSMSPHAVDVVRGILCTNHTFMKKDMDEKELWKIYREAYGQERFVRLIRDKKGLYKFPDPKFVVGSNFCDIGFDIDEENHRLIVMSASDNLMKGAAGSAIQNMNVMCGFDEMDGLRYTPLTPV